The following coding sequences lie in one Azospirillum humicireducens genomic window:
- a CDS encoding TRAP transporter large permease — protein sequence MVEFVTANMAPLMFGALVLFLLMGFPVAFALAANGLLFGLIGIELGLLTPALMQALPERVFGIMRNDTLLAIPFFTFMGLILERSGMAEDLLDTIGQLFGPIRGGLAYAVIFVGALLAATTGVVAASVISMGLISLPIMLRYGYDRRIASGVIAASGTLAQIIPPSLVLIVLADQLGRSVGDMYAGALIPGLVLTGLYAGYILVTSIIRPESVPALPLEARTLRGTKLLLRVITSLVPPLVLIFLVLGTIFIGIATPTEGGAMGAAGAILLALAKRQLSWSLMRQAMDSTAKLSSFVVFILIGSTVFGLVFRAVNGDLWVEHLMTSLPGGQLGFLIVCNILIFVLAFFLDFFELAFIIVPLLGPVADKLGIDLIWFGVLLGVNMQTSFMHPPFGFALFFLRSVAPKTDYIDKITGQKIARITTGQIYWGAVPFVVIQLIMVALVIAFPQLVDAGRDKGPAINLEDVKIEIPAFDNQDVAPPFGAAPGGQENNQADDIMKQLQGK from the coding sequence ATGGTCGAGTTCGTAACCGCCAATATGGCGCCGCTGATGTTCGGCGCCCTGGTGCTTTTCCTGTTGATGGGTTTCCCGGTCGCCTTCGCGCTGGCCGCCAACGGTCTCCTGTTCGGCCTGATCGGCATCGAGCTGGGTCTGCTGACCCCGGCGCTGATGCAGGCGCTGCCGGAGCGCGTGTTCGGCATCATGCGCAACGACACGCTGCTGGCCATTCCCTTCTTCACCTTCATGGGCCTGATCCTGGAACGCTCCGGCATGGCCGAGGATCTGCTCGACACAATCGGGCAGCTGTTCGGCCCGATCCGTGGCGGTCTGGCCTATGCGGTGATCTTCGTCGGCGCGCTGCTGGCGGCGACCACCGGCGTCGTCGCCGCGTCGGTCATCTCCATGGGCCTGATCTCGCTGCCGATCATGCTGCGCTACGGCTATGACCGCCGGATCGCGTCCGGTGTCATCGCAGCGTCAGGCACGCTGGCCCAGATCATCCCGCCGTCGCTGGTGCTGATCGTTCTGGCCGACCAGCTCGGCCGCTCGGTCGGCGACATGTATGCCGGCGCTCTGATCCCCGGCCTCGTGCTGACCGGGCTTTATGCCGGTTACATTCTGGTCACCAGCATCATTCGTCCGGAGTCGGTTCCGGCCCTGCCGCTGGAGGCCCGCACGTTGCGCGGCACCAAGCTGCTTCTGCGGGTCATCACCTCGCTGGTGCCGCCGCTGGTGCTGATCTTCCTGGTGCTGGGCACCATCTTCATCGGCATTGCCACACCGACCGAAGGCGGCGCCATGGGTGCTGCCGGCGCCATCCTGCTGGCGCTGGCCAAGCGCCAGCTCAGCTGGAGCCTGATGCGTCAGGCGATGGACTCCACGGCCAAGCTGTCGTCCTTCGTGGTCTTCATCCTGATCGGTTCGACCGTGTTCGGCCTGGTGTTCCGCGCCGTCAACGGCGACCTCTGGGTCGAGCATCTGATGACCAGCCTGCCGGGCGGCCAGCTGGGCTTCCTGATCGTCTGCAACATCCTGATCTTCGTGCTGGCCTTCTTCCTCGATTTCTTCGAGCTGGCATTCATCATCGTCCCCCTGCTGGGGCCGGTGGCGGATAAGCTGGGCATCGATCTGATCTGGTTCGGCGTGCTGCTGGGCGTGAACATGCAGACCAGCTTCATGCACCCGCCCTTCGGTTTCGCCCTGTTCTTCCTGCGGTCGGTGGCGCCGAAGACGGACTACATCGACAAGATTACCGGGCAGAAGATCGCAAGGATCACCACGGGTCAGATCTATTGGGGTGCGGTGCCCTTCGTGGTCATCCAGCTCATCATGGTCGCGCTCGTCATCGCCTTCCCGCAGTTGGTGGATGCCGGCCGTGACAAGGGCCCGGCGATCAACCTGGAAGACGTGAAGATCGAGATTCCGGCCTTCGACAACCAGGACGTGGCTCCGCCCTTCGGCGCTGCTCCCGGTGGTCAGGAAAACAACCAGGCCGACGACATCATGAAGCAACTTCAGGGCAAGTGA
- a CDS encoding alpha-E domain-containing protein, which translates to MNLLSRYAECIFWMARYMERAENLARIMDVHETFARDTRGATNWFSIVQLNADEKDFFSRHDRPTAEAVIHYYMFDAQNQNSLLSMLRMARENARTLRPWISTEMWTQINVFHNKLLEMSVKDVATQNLSKVCTWIKEECQTHTGITEGTFYRDQGWYFYQMGKYIERADQTTRLLDIKYHTLLPSPLDVGSTLDVSQWTTVLRCTAGYHAFRRVYPRGMSPTTVAGFMLFNEGFPRSVVMCVRQIDGVLTRMRSRYELRGGSAAMERVDELLAALLSRPIDAVLRDGLHEYLDWIQLQLSIITTEIAQAFFGVQPPLAVQSQSQ; encoded by the coding sequence ATGAACCTGCTGTCCCGTTACGCCGAGTGCATTTTCTGGATGGCCCGCTACATGGAGCGGGCCGAGAATCTGGCCCGCATCATGGACGTGCACGAAACCTTCGCGCGCGACACCCGCGGGGCGACCAACTGGTTCTCCATTGTCCAGCTGAACGCCGACGAGAAGGATTTCTTCAGCCGTCACGACCGCCCGACGGCGGAAGCGGTGATCCACTATTACATGTTCGACGCGCAGAACCAGAATTCGCTGCTGTCGATGCTGCGGATGGCGCGGGAGAACGCGCGGACCCTGCGCCCCTGGATCTCGACGGAGATGTGGACGCAGATCAACGTCTTCCACAACAAGCTGCTGGAGATGTCGGTCAAGGATGTGGCGACGCAGAACCTGTCCAAGGTCTGCACCTGGATCAAGGAGGAGTGCCAGACCCACACCGGGATCACCGAGGGCACGTTCTACCGCGACCAGGGTTGGTATTTCTACCAGATGGGCAAGTATATCGAGCGGGCGGACCAGACCACACGCCTCCTCGACATCAAATACCACACGCTGCTGCCGTCGCCGCTGGATGTCGGGTCCACGCTGGACGTCAGCCAATGGACGACGGTTCTGCGCTGCACCGCCGGCTATCACGCCTTCCGCCGCGTCTATCCCCGAGGAATGTCGCCGACCACGGTTGCCGGCTTCATGCTGTTCAACGAGGGGTTCCCGCGCTCGGTGGTGATGTGCGTGCGGCAGATCGACGGCGTGCTGACCAGGATGCGCTCCCGCTATGAACTTCGCGGCGGGTCGGCGGCGATGGAGCGGGTGGACGAGTTGCTGGCGGCCCTGCTGTCCCGTCCGATCGACGCGGTGCTGCGCGACGGCCTGCACGAGTATCTCGACTGGATCCAACTGCAATTGAGCATCATCACGACGGAGATCGCCCAGGCCTTCTTCGGCGTCCAGCCTCCTCTGGCGGTTCAGAGCCAGTCGCAGTAA
- a CDS encoding circularly permuted type 2 ATP-grasp protein, with amino-acid sequence MDLPAEHTALIRQRLAALDFDELRRRAQDAERELYNLGITFIVYSDKDAVDRILPFDVIPRVISAQEWKHLEAGVTQRVAALNLFLHDIYHDQKILKDGVIPRDLVEGNHNFRPQMIGLDVPFNTYIHIMGTDLVRDRHGTFRVLEDNGRVPSGVSYVVENRHMMQRVFPDLMQDIGIRPVDNYGHKLLDAMVEIAPVDDPQVVLLSPGTYNSAYFEHIFLAREMGVPLVEGRDLVVDNDRVFMKTTNGLAPVHSIYRRLDDAFLDPKAFNPDSLLGVPGILEAYRKGNVALANAIGTGVADDKAVYCYVPRMIKYYLDQDPIIPNVDTRICREPDALQYTLDNLADLVVKPVGEAGGYGITIGPRASKAELEDCRAKLLADPSNYISQPVVDLSVCPTVCDDAIEPRHVDLRPFAITGKSTWVLPGGLSRVALKKGTLIVNSSQGGGSKDTWVLEGGAA; translated from the coding sequence ATGGATTTACCAGCCGAACATACGGCGCTGATCCGCCAGAGGCTGGCCGCACTCGATTTCGATGAACTGCGCCGACGCGCGCAGGATGCGGAGCGGGAGCTTTACAATCTCGGCATCACCTTCATCGTCTATTCCGACAAGGACGCCGTCGACCGCATCCTGCCGTTCGACGTCATCCCGCGGGTGATCTCCGCGCAGGAATGGAAGCATCTGGAGGCGGGCGTTACTCAGCGGGTCGCCGCGCTGAACCTGTTCCTGCACGATATCTATCACGACCAGAAGATTCTGAAGGACGGGGTGATTCCGAGGGATCTGGTCGAGGGGAACCACAATTTCCGCCCGCAGATGATCGGGCTGGACGTTCCCTTCAACACCTACATCCACATCATGGGCACCGATCTGGTGCGCGACCGCCATGGCACCTTCCGGGTGCTGGAGGACAATGGGCGCGTTCCGTCGGGCGTCTCCTACGTCGTCGAAAACCGCCATATGATGCAGCGGGTCTTCCCCGACCTGATGCAGGACATCGGCATCCGGCCGGTGGACAATTATGGCCACAAGCTGCTCGACGCGATGGTGGAGATCGCGCCGGTCGACGACCCGCAGGTGGTGTTGCTGTCGCCGGGCACCTACAACTCCGCCTATTTCGAGCACATCTTCCTGGCGCGCGAGATGGGCGTGCCGCTGGTCGAGGGCCGCGATCTGGTGGTGGACAACGACCGCGTCTTCATGAAGACGACCAACGGCCTGGCCCCGGTCCATTCCATCTACCGTCGGCTGGACGACGCCTTCCTCGATCCAAAGGCTTTCAACCCCGACAGCCTGCTGGGCGTGCCCGGCATTCTGGAGGCCTACCGCAAGGGCAATGTCGCGCTGGCGAACGCCATCGGCACCGGTGTGGCCGACGACAAGGCGGTCTACTGCTATGTGCCGCGGATGATCAAATACTACCTGGACCAGGACCCGATCATCCCCAACGTCGACACCCGCATCTGCCGCGAACCGGACGCCCTGCAATACACGCTGGACAATCTGGCCGATCTGGTGGTGAAGCCGGTGGGCGAGGCCGGCGGTTACGGCATCACCATCGGTCCGCGCGCAAGCAAGGCGGAACTGGAGGATTGCCGGGCCAAGCTGTTGGCCGATCCATCCAACTACATCAGCCAGCCGGTCGTCGACCTGTCGGTCTGCCCGACCGTCTGCGACGACGCCATCGAGCCGCGCCACGTCGATCTGCGCCCCTTCGCCATCACCGGCAAGAGCACCTGGGTCCTGCCCGGCGGCCTGTCGCGCGTGGCGCTGAAGAAGGGCACGCTGATCGTCAATTCGTCCCAGGGCGGCGGCTCGAAGGACACCTGGGTTCTGGAAGGTGGTGCGGCATGA
- a CDS encoding PRC-barrel domain-containing protein, with the protein MDQSRQTFRPCRFLLSVPLLPVLALGACAGSSDMGGVPSAEVATRPPIELVGLTVQTPDGRRILGNVSDLVIGPANRVEQAIVTVGAPRYPTEYKVTVNSENLRYAHNRQAVILSGMSVEQFAALPPTGVSDRMMSLGGGPGGTPLAAGGTAPTNWAGATQPR; encoded by the coding sequence ATGGACCAAAGCCGCCAAACCTTCCGACCGTGCCGCTTCCTGCTGTCGGTGCCCCTGCTCCCGGTCTTGGCGCTCGGCGCCTGCGCCGGTTCCTCCGACATGGGCGGAGTGCCTTCGGCGGAGGTCGCGACCAGACCGCCGATCGAACTGGTCGGCCTGACGGTGCAGACGCCGGACGGACGGCGCATCCTGGGCAACGTCTCCGATCTGGTGATCGGGCCGGCCAACCGGGTGGAGCAGGCGATCGTCACGGTCGGGGCACCCCGCTACCCGACGGAGTACAAGGTGACGGTCAACAGCGAAAACCTGCGCTATGCCCACAACCGACAGGCCGTGATCCTCAGCGGCATGTCGGTGGAACAGTTTGCAGCCCTGCCGCCCACCGGCGTCAGCGACCGCATGATGTCGCTCGGCGGCGGTCCCGGCGGTACTCCCCTCGCGGCCGGTGGCACGGCGCCGACCAATTGGGCGGGAGCCACCCAGCCCCGCTGA
- a CDS encoding TRAP transporter small permease subunit, with the protein MRGLLKLSCLIDALNEGIGKLAYWLVLVAVVVSSANAVIRYGLNTSSNAWLELQWYLFSAVFLLCAGYTFLRNEHIRIDIILGRFSKRVQAWVDIFGILVFMFPMTILITVLSWPMFLDSYLTHEMSSDAGGLIRWPAKILVPVGFFLLTAQGVSELIKRIAYLTGHRDEPGEKMHSHS; encoded by the coding sequence TTGAGAGGTCTGCTCAAACTAAGCTGCCTGATCGATGCCTTGAACGAGGGCATCGGCAAGCTTGCATACTGGCTCGTGCTGGTCGCCGTCGTCGTCAGTTCGGCCAACGCGGTCATCCGTTACGGGTTGAACACCAGCTCCAACGCATGGTTGGAGTTGCAATGGTACCTGTTCTCAGCCGTGTTCCTGCTGTGCGCCGGATATACGTTCCTGCGCAATGAACACATCCGCATCGACATCATTCTGGGTCGCTTCTCCAAGCGGGTACAGGCATGGGTCGACATCTTCGGGATCCTGGTCTTCATGTTCCCGATGACGATCCTGATCACGGTGCTGTCCTGGCCGATGTTCCTGGACAGCTATCTCACTCATGAGATGTCCAGCGATGCCGGCGGCCTGATCCGTTGGCCCGCGAAGATCCTGGTCCCGGTCGGTTTCTTCCTGCTCACCGCACAGGGTGTGTCGGAGCTGATCAAGCGCATCGCCTATCTCACCGGCCATCGTGACGAGCCGGGCGAGAAGATGCACAGCCATTCCTAA
- a CDS encoding arginyltransferase, whose protein sequence is MSVIQPPQRPLQQFFRSGPMPCPYLPGRVERKLFTRLIGPYATEVNSTLSRAGFRRSHDIVYRPVCPNCQACVPVRVPVAEFIPSRSQRRVLKLNSGVTLAERPAYATSEQYRLFSLYQNSRHGDSDMARMAMGDFSAMVDEGRADTSLLEARDERGQLVGCMLTDRLSDGYSAVYSFYDAAQDRRSLGTFMILGLIERARLAGMPYVYLGYWIAHSRKMAYKAKFHPLECLGEDGWRIADIPMDE, encoded by the coding sequence ATGTCGGTCATCCAGCCGCCGCAGCGTCCCCTGCAGCAATTCTTCCGGTCGGGGCCCATGCCCTGTCCCTATCTGCCCGGACGCGTGGAGCGCAAGCTGTTCACGCGCCTGATCGGTCCCTACGCGACGGAGGTGAACTCCACCCTGTCGCGTGCCGGCTTCCGTCGAAGCCACGACATCGTCTATCGCCCGGTCTGCCCCAACTGCCAGGCCTGTGTGCCGGTCCGTGTGCCGGTGGCGGAGTTCATACCGTCGCGCTCGCAACGGAGAGTTCTGAAGCTGAACAGCGGTGTTACACTGGCCGAACGGCCGGCCTACGCCACCTCCGAGCAATACCGGCTTTTCTCGCTCTACCAGAATTCCCGCCACGGCGATTCCGACATGGCCCGCATGGCGATGGGCGACTTTTCGGCCATGGTCGACGAGGGCAGGGCGGACACCAGCCTGTTGGAGGCCCGCGACGAGCGCGGTCAACTGGTGGGTTGCATGCTGACCGACCGGTTGTCGGATGGCTATTCGGCAGTCTACAGCTTCTACGACGCGGCGCAGGACCGCCGCAGCCTCGGCACCTTCATGATCCTCGGCCTGATCGAACGGGCCCGGCTGGCCGGCATGCCCTATGTCTATCTCGGCTATTGGATCGCCCACAGCCGCAAGATGGCCTACAAGGCCAAGTTCCACCCGCTGGAATGCCTGGGCGAGGATGGCTGGCGCATTGCGGACATCCCGATGGACGAATGA
- a CDS encoding calcium-binding protein, with product MRQFWGTSNNDTMTGTATDDRLDGLDGNDRVYGAGGNDLLYGERGNDSLIGGLGNDKLYGGDGNDWLGDPYGKDEPGNDSMWGDAGNDQLFGGEGNDWLNGGTGDDIVKGMRGDDTMIGGSGNDILYDSYRDGGADLFQPGTGNDSMVSYYDGLSDRFLIEQATGGFGTDTITYFEKGIDQIEFRGYAAWEMGMTSNGSATTFSFADGSSLTVDQIGLNAGHDFIFT from the coding sequence ATGCGCCAGTTCTGGGGGACTTCGAACAACGACACCATGACCGGCACCGCCACTGACGACCGTCTCGACGGTCTGGACGGCAACGACCGTGTCTACGGCGCCGGCGGGAACGATCTGCTGTATGGCGAACGCGGAAACGACTCGCTGATCGGTGGGCTGGGCAACGACAAGCTCTATGGCGGCGACGGCAACGACTGGCTCGGCGACCCCTATGGCAAGGATGAACCCGGAAACGATTCGATGTGGGGCGATGCCGGAAACGACCAACTGTTCGGCGGTGAGGGAAACGATTGGCTGAACGGCGGCACAGGCGACGACATCGTCAAGGGCATGCGCGGCGACGACACCATGATCGGCGGCAGCGGCAATGACATCCTGTACGACAGCTACCGCGACGGCGGCGCCGACCTGTTCCAGCCAGGCACCGGCAATGACAGCATGGTCAGCTACTATGACGGTCTGTCCGACCGCTTCCTGATCGAACAGGCCACCGGCGGCTTCGGCACCGACACGATCACCTATTTCGAAAAGGGCATCGACCAGATCGAGTTCCGCGGCTATGCCGCCTGGGAAATGGGGATGACCAGCAACGGCTCGGCCACCACCTTCAGCTTCGCCGACGGCTCCTCGCTGACGGTCGACCAAATCGGGCTCAACGCCGGTCACGACTTCATCTTCACCTGA
- the hisI gene encoding phosphoribosyl-AMP cyclohydrolase, whose translation MTDTPSLDAAPYEEILAAIRFTADGLVPAIAQADGTGEILMMAWMNRDSVVETLATGRVCYWSRSRGGLWRKGETSGQMQRLKDFRVDCDGDTLLLIVEQDGVACHTGRRSCFYRAWRDGRLETIQEVQTDPAILYGGHSHSHG comes from the coding sequence ATGACGGACACACCGTCCCTCGATGCGGCGCCGTACGAAGAAATTCTCGCCGCCATCCGCTTCACCGCCGACGGTCTCGTGCCCGCCATCGCCCAGGCGGACGGCACCGGCGAGATCCTGATGATGGCCTGGATGAACCGCGATTCGGTCGTGGAGACGCTGGCGACCGGCCGGGTCTGCTACTGGTCGCGCTCTCGTGGCGGGCTTTGGCGCAAGGGAGAGACCTCCGGCCAGATGCAGCGCTTGAAGGACTTCCGGGTGGACTGCGACGGCGATACCCTGCTGCTGATCGTGGAGCAGGACGGCGTCGCCTGCCACACTGGGCGGCGCAGCTGCTTCTATCGCGCCTGGCGCGACGGGCGGCTGGAGACCATCCAGGAGGTCCAGACCGATCCCGCCATCCTGTATGGCGGGCATTCCCACAGCCACGGCTGA